In the Negativicutes bacterium genome, one interval contains:
- the aspS gene encoding aspartate--tRNA(Asn) ligase encodes MQTDWIKDLSKKQGEEVCINGWLHRVRKLGKLAFLLIQDKTGVIQGVVTGKPDWLAELGNEQAVIVNGTVSLSDKQPLGVELQISRVEVVGKVLDELPFELNQEEISAGLEHVLDHRVLSLRHTKTAAIFKIQDSVVRAFRDFLHQENFTEIHTPKIVATGTEGGSELFEIKYFEQKAYLAQSPQFYKQMAMGAGLQRVFEVAPVFRAESSNTSRHLSEFISLDLEMGFISGLQDILQLEERMMEYLFAYLAEHNAAELAMFKASLPKVGRIPRLRVKEIAAILEKEYGKSLVSLDLDNEAERLIGEYILKETGSEFLFATHYGRGSRAMYTQPSLDDAEVTESFDMLFRGMEMNSGAQRIHDYDTLVNSIRLKGLDPQDFQSYLEIFRNGMPPHGGYAIGAERLVMKILGLQNIREAVLFPRDRNRLTP; translated from the coding sequence ATGCAAACAGATTGGATCAAAGACTTAAGCAAAAAACAGGGTGAGGAAGTCTGCATCAATGGCTGGCTGCACCGCGTGCGCAAATTAGGGAAATTGGCTTTCCTGCTGATTCAGGATAAAACCGGCGTGATCCAGGGAGTGGTCACGGGAAAGCCGGACTGGCTGGCTGAGCTCGGCAACGAACAGGCTGTCATCGTCAACGGTACGGTTTCCCTGTCCGATAAGCAGCCGCTCGGGGTTGAATTGCAGATCAGCCGGGTTGAAGTGGTGGGCAAGGTGCTGGATGAATTGCCTTTTGAATTGAATCAGGAAGAAATCAGTGCCGGATTGGAGCATGTTTTGGATCACCGCGTCTTAAGTCTGCGTCATACCAAGACCGCGGCGATTTTCAAAATTCAGGACAGCGTGGTCAGGGCATTCCGTGATTTTCTGCATCAGGAGAATTTTACGGAGATTCACACACCAAAAATCGTGGCAACCGGCACTGAAGGCGGCAGCGAACTTTTTGAAATCAAATATTTCGAGCAGAAAGCCTATTTGGCGCAGTCGCCTCAGTTTTACAAACAAATGGCGATGGGAGCCGGTTTGCAGCGGGTTTTTGAAGTAGCGCCGGTTTTCCGGGCGGAATCGAGCAATACTTCCCGCCATTTGAGCGAATTTATCAGTCTTGATCTGGAGATGGGCTTTATTTCCGGTTTGCAGGATATTCTGCAACTGGAAGAACGCATGATGGAATATCTGTTTGCCTATTTGGCGGAACACAATGCGGCAGAATTGGCGATGTTCAAAGCAAGCTTACCAAAAGTCGGCCGGATTCCCCGCTTAAGGGTGAAAGAAATCGCGGCGATTCTGGAAAAAGAGTACGGTAAATCACTGGTCAGCCTCGATCTGGATAATGAAGCGGAACGCCTGATCGGCGAATATATCCTGAAAGAAACCGGTTCCGAATTTCTTTTTGCCACCCATTATGGCCGGGGCAGCCGCGCCATGTATACCCAACCCTCATTGGATGATGCGGAAGTGACCGAGAGCTTTGATATGCTCTTCCGTGGCATGGAAATGAATTCCGGCGCACAGCGTATCCATGATTATGATACCCTGGTCAACAGCATCCGCCTGAAAGGCCTCGATCCGCAGGACTTCCAGAGTTATCTGGAAATCTTCCGTAACGGTATGCCGCCGCACGGCGGTTATGCCATAGGGGCGGAACGTCTGGTGATGAAAATCTTAGGTTTGCAGAATATCCGGGAAGCGGTGCTCTTCCCGCGGGATCGCAACCGCCTGACGCCTTAA
- a CDS encoding succinylglutamate desuccinylase/aspartoacylase family protein, translated as MQFSKKPIGDLVGFELEIYQFGQGDGPKLMVTAGIHGGEVTGTHAANQLIQYLTEHESELKGQVKVLPICNQGGFRRMERTNPYDDLDMNRIFPGKLAASPTLVTANLIYQEAAWPDAIVDLHCCGIYGSNYILSIWHESEKDKNLAAMLDIPVVIQSGGTEGQLFVEASQKLGKAAVIIELAGGQPTGCVDLAAAEEAYLALVKLIKQLGMLPGPVQKPEPVFCGKLEGKSADRNGFFLPAVSQGSWISQGQLIGHLNEKEVIAEADCRILRVGPARYLFCGDSLYTFARKAECNR; from the coding sequence ATGCAGTTTTCCAAAAAACCAATCGGAGATCTGGTCGGCTTTGAATTGGAAATTTACCAATTTGGTCAGGGCGATGGTCCGAAACTGATGGTGACTGCCGGTATTCACGGCGGTGAAGTTACCGGTACGCATGCCGCCAATCAGTTGATTCAATACCTGACGGAACATGAATCCGAACTGAAAGGTCAGGTCAAAGTGCTGCCAATCTGTAATCAGGGCGGTTTCCGCCGCATGGAAAGAACAAATCCTTATGATGACCTGGATATGAATCGGATTTTCCCCGGTAAGCTGGCCGCTTCTCCCACCTTGGTCACCGCCAATCTGATTTATCAGGAAGCAGCCTGGCCGGATGCGATCGTTGATTTGCATTGCTGCGGCATCTATGGCAGTAATTATATTCTTTCGATCTGGCACGAATCTGAAAAAGACAAGAACCTGGCCGCTATGCTGGATATTCCGGTAGTAATCCAGTCCGGCGGTACCGAAGGTCAATTGTTCGTGGAGGCCAGCCAAAAACTGGGCAAGGCTGCCGTGATCATCGAGCTGGCCGGCGGTCAGCCAACCGGCTGCGTCGATTTGGCGGCCGCCGAAGAAGCCTATCTTGCTTTGGTCAAACTGATCAAGCAGTTGGGCATGCTGCCGGGACCGGTGCAAAAACCGGAACCTGTCTTCTGCGGTAAACTGGAAGGCAAATCGGCCGATCGCAATGGCTTTTTCCTGCCTGCCGTCAGTCAGGGCAGCTGGATCAGCCAAGGGCAGCTGATTGGTCATTTGAATGAAAAAGAAGTCATTGCCGAAGCGGATTGCCGTATTCTGCGCGTGGGTCCCGCCCGTTATTTATTCTGTGGTGATTCGCTCTATACATTTGCCCGCAAAGCGGAATGCAACCGGTAA
- a CDS encoding dihydropteroate synthase encodes MHSQNETANQTELSQTIRLSGSKYSLELGGNHGAVLIGDALHGFWHPHALTYIRNQNWQLMQDDLCEQIGNGAAMLAIGWREGAGITALQLQAYLEFIQATAAIYPLLLDFPRTAELATALEQLPGRALICAPPLEGLNFQDCCRLAVLYQKPLLLNLRRGKRIPVSVEQRMQLAEETLTIALQTGLRQDQLAFLLPLPAATASVLPLQEALASLLPLREKFSVPVLVRPSVSFVTLSKAWMQSAVSVWALERGADAVIVNPNYREVGNITREIANLLGRPLQKMPLEMKRWRK; translated from the coding sequence TTGCACAGCCAAAATGAAACAGCGAATCAAACGGAGCTGAGTCAGACGATTCGGTTGTCCGGCAGCAAATACAGTCTGGAATTGGGCGGCAATCACGGTGCTGTCCTGATCGGCGATGCCTTGCATGGCTTCTGGCATCCGCATGCTTTGACATATATCCGAAACCAAAATTGGCAATTGATGCAGGATGATCTCTGCGAACAGATCGGCAATGGAGCGGCGATGCTGGCCATTGGCTGGCGTGAGGGAGCCGGGATCACGGCGCTGCAACTGCAGGCCTATCTGGAATTTATTCAGGCAACCGCCGCCATTTATCCGTTGCTCCTGGATTTTCCCCGGACAGCGGAGCTCGCGACGGCTCTCGAGCAGTTGCCGGGCCGGGCGCTGATTTGTGCTCCCCCTTTGGAAGGCTTGAATTTTCAAGACTGCTGCCGGCTGGCAGTTCTCTACCAGAAACCGCTGCTGCTGAATTTGCGGCGTGGAAAACGAATTCCAGTCAGTGTGGAACAACGCATGCAGTTGGCGGAGGAGACGCTGACCATCGCGCTGCAGACCGGCTTAAGGCAGGATCAGCTTGCCTTTTTACTGCCGCTGCCTGCCGCGACTGCCAGTGTGCTGCCGCTGCAGGAAGCACTGGCTTCGCTGTTACCCTTGAGAGAAAAATTTTCAGTTCCGGTGCTCGTCAGACCATCGGTCAGTTTTGTCACACTTTCCAAAGCCTGGATGCAGTCGGCTGTCTCTGTTTGGGCCTTGGAACGGGGAGCTGACGCCGTCATTGTCAATCCGAATTATCGGGAAGTCGGTAATATCACGCGGGAAATCGCGAATTTATTAGGTCGTCCGCTGCAAAAAATGCCTTTGGAGATGAAAAGATGGAGAAAATAG
- a CDS encoding MBL fold metallo-hydrolase — translation MSDSVYTSELLSPGVWSITQGHVRMFLIEGKERALLFDTGNPGGELAAYLVKLSQKPLTVVLSHAHGDHTGAADQFPFVYLHPADFSMLPAHSGGHFLPLVKGQSFELGDRQLESIEIPGHTPGSIALLDRAAGILFSGDTLQVGPIYMFGASASFAALLDSLDKLEELAPYYSIVYPCHNKLPVGSELIGQLRTAAQKMLAGELVGQEEQLQPGRRRWLYTDQDVSFYGPPMPAQKGKLNSMSI, via the coding sequence ATGAGCGATTCTGTCTATACCAGTGAACTGCTGTCTCCGGGAGTTTGGTCTATCACGCAAGGTCATGTGCGGATGTTTTTGATTGAAGGCAAAGAGCGGGCGCTGCTGTTCGATACCGGCAATCCCGGCGGAGAACTGGCGGCTTATCTTGTCAAACTGAGCCAAAAACCTTTGACCGTCGTACTCAGCCATGCCCATGGCGATCATACCGGCGCTGCGGATCAGTTCCCTTTTGTTTATCTGCATCCAGCCGATTTCAGCATGCTGCCGGCGCATTCAGGCGGGCATTTCCTGCCGCTGGTCAAGGGTCAAAGCTTTGAACTGGGAGACCGGCAACTCGAAAGCATTGAAATACCCGGTCATACACCGGGCAGCATCGCCTTGCTCGACCGGGCCGCCGGTATTCTCTTTTCCGGCGATACGCTGCAGGTCGGTCCGATTTATATGTTTGGAGCATCAGCTTCCTTTGCGGCGCTGCTGGATTCGCTGGATAAATTGGAGGAATTGGCACCATATTACAGCATCGTTTATCCCTGTCATAACAAGCTGCCGGTCGGATCCGAACTGATTGGACAGTTACGCACCGCCGCCCAAAAAATGCTGGCCGGTGAACTGGTCGGTCAGGAAGAGCAGCTGCAGCCGGGGCGCAGAAGGTGGCTCTATACCGATCAGGATGTTTCCTTCTACGGACCGCCGATGCCGGCACAAAAAGGAAAATTGAATTCCATGTCAATTTAA
- the fabG gene encoding 3-oxoacyl-ACP reductase FabG, protein MSRTVLVTGASGGIGGAIARVFAQNGDSVILQYHSQSMAAQNLVAQLRLFHPRVWALPADLTKEDQVQTLFQQAEELDGAVDVLINNAGIAYYGLLQEMSLTQWNQLMAVNLTAAFLCCRSVLPAMIRQQAGQIINISSIWGLCGASCEVAYSATKAALIGFSKALAKEAGPSGIRVNCVAPGLIDTTMNAHLDSAARQSLLDDTPLAKIGTPSDVAELVFFLASEKAKFITGQVISPNGGFVI, encoded by the coding sequence ATGTCTCGAACAGTCCTCGTCACCGGAGCATCCGGCGGTATTGGCGGCGCTATCGCCCGCGTGTTCGCTCAAAATGGCGATTCGGTCATCCTGCAATATCATAGCCAAAGTATGGCCGCGCAAAATTTGGTTGCCCAGCTGCGTCTGTTCCATCCCCGCGTTTGGGCTCTGCCCGCTGATTTGACCAAAGAAGATCAGGTGCAGACACTGTTTCAGCAGGCAGAAGAACTGGACGGTGCGGTGGACGTCCTGATCAACAATGCCGGCATTGCTTATTACGGTTTATTGCAGGAGATGTCGCTGACACAATGGAACCAGCTGATGGCGGTCAATCTCACCGCAGCCTTCCTTTGCTGCCGCTCTGTGCTGCCGGCCATGATCCGCCAGCAGGCGGGACAAATCATCAATATCTCTTCGATCTGGGGACTGTGCGGTGCTTCCTGCGAAGTTGCATATTCCGCAACCAAAGCTGCTTTAATCGGCTTCAGCAAAGCTTTAGCCAAAGAAGCAGGCCCCAGCGGCATTCGTGTAAATTGTGTGGCTCCCGGCCTGATTGATACGACAATGAATGCACATCTGGATTCTGCAGCCAGACAATCTCTCCTGGATGATACGCCTCTGGCTAAAATCGGCACCCCATCTGATGTGGCTGAGCTGGTTTTTTTCCTGGCTTCGGAAAAAGCAAAATTTATTACCGGCCAGGTCATCAGCCCCAACGGCGGCTTTGTCATTTAG
- a CDS encoding response regulator, which produces MKRTFYLVDDDPSIRRILHKIIEGDELGRVIGQADDGEKAEIEVANLDPDVVLIDLLLPNQDGVQTIQHLHEKNYQGQFIMISQVSEQTLIGQAYASGIEFFVHKPLNKVEIVSVIKSVLEKMQLQEAIATIRSSVTNLEPTGDPNAPNQAAAKNSTFDIDRARKVLLRILSDLGVLGEAGCRDIITIILFLLEDYEPGEGLIQLHHLQSVYKSVREQYEKTQEKGPSYDEKAIEQRVRRAVGAALHNVAALGIEDYGHQLFNTYANRLFDFSEVRNEMRYLRQESPYHGKINVKKFLEALLIEVQQQAKD; this is translated from the coding sequence ATGAAAAGAACCTTTTATCTCGTGGATGATGATCCCAGCATTCGCCGTATCCTGCATAAGATTATTGAAGGCGATGAACTCGGCCGTGTGATCGGTCAGGCTGACGACGGCGAGAAAGCTGAAATTGAAGTAGCGAATTTAGATCCGGATGTTGTTTTAATCGACTTGCTGCTTCCCAACCAGGATGGCGTTCAAACCATTCAGCATTTGCACGAGAAGAATTACCAGGGTCAGTTTATTATGATTTCCCAAGTTTCCGAACAAACCTTGATCGGCCAGGCCTATGCCAGCGGGATTGAATTCTTTGTGCATAAACCTTTGAACAAAGTGGAAATCGTTTCTGTAATCAAATCCGTATTGGAAAAAATGCAGCTGCAGGAAGCGATTGCGACCATTCGCAGTTCCGTAACCAACCTGGAACCCACCGGCGATCCGAATGCTCCGAACCAAGCTGCCGCTAAAAACTCCACCTTTGATATTGACCGCGCCCGCAAGGTATTGCTGCGCATCTTATCGGATTTGGGTGTTTTAGGCGAAGCGGGCTGCCGTGATATCATCACTATCATTCTCTTCTTATTGGAAGATTATGAACCCGGCGAAGGCCTGATTCAATTGCATCATCTGCAGTCCGTTTACAAATCCGTACGGGAGCAGTATGAGAAGACTCAGGAAAAAGGTCCGTCTTATGATGAAAAAGCCATCGAGCAACGCGTTCGCCGCGCCGTCGGTGCCGCTTTACACAATGTTGCGGCTCTGGGAATTGAGGACTACGGTCATCAACTATTCAACACCTATGCCAATCGCTTATTCGATTTCTCGGAAGTCCGCAACGAAATGCGTTATCTCCGTCAGGAATCGCCGTATCATGGTAAGATCAACGTGAAAAAATTCCTGGAAGCTTTGCTCATTGAAGTACAACAACAAGCCAAAGATTAA
- a CDS encoding DNA topoisomerase 3: MKKLIIAEKPAMAADIAKALGGFQKKAGYFEKEDTRLTWSVGHLVELVPPEVYTPAWKRWRAETLPMIPETFQLQPSNSRETQYQKIMQLLGDPTVELLVNACDAGREGELIFRYLVTMAGCRTAIKRLWISSLTAAAIRQGFAEVDRQASNEKRYFDLYQAARCRSEADWLVGMNISRAVTIGQRQQGLREVFSVGRVQTPTLAILVKREDEIAQFQQEKYWQLSAWFQAKSGAYQGQWFSLKENRFPDPAAAQRIADQIKDKTGVVLSFAVNQKNEPAPMLYDLTALQREMNRHYGYAASKTLKIAQTLYERHKLITYPRTDSRYLTPDLIPSFAQRLSAISGGCYDESLKKLEHQKLPVSGRYVNQAKVRDHHALIPTETKVNWTALTAEEKKVLCAIQQSFIAMFFPDAVWQEKEAVTQVEAETFRSKSRNLLVRGWRSVADSEKTTWEKENDLADLQPQETVRVISASITEGITQPPKRFTEGTLLGEMEHAGKQLESEAYQEAMKDHGLGTPATRAAIIDRLKEMRYITAMEKQLKPTGKGMALIHHLPVAPLRSADLTGEWEYKLLQIQEGSYQPAAFMAEMQQFVTAAVDECLRAEMMNAEAEVPLLQLAAEKAEQTEMASGSTAIAAKKAERIPAKGSRKAARELLPQLQCPLCQAKILENSKAYYCQNWKGQPPCGFTLWKTVAGKQLTAKQIEKLLRKGETGILRGFVSAKKKKFSANLRLENGKVVFDFTQAEPKSKASKKTSEPADK; this comes from the coding sequence ATGAAAAAACTAATTATTGCCGAAAAACCAGCGATGGCGGCCGATATTGCCAAAGCCCTGGGGGGATTTCAAAAAAAAGCGGGCTATTTTGAAAAAGAAGATACGCGGCTGACCTGGTCTGTCGGACATTTGGTGGAATTGGTTCCTCCGGAAGTCTATACCCCTGCCTGGAAGCGTTGGCGTGCCGAAACCTTGCCGATGATCCCGGAGACATTTCAATTGCAGCCCTCCAACAGCAGGGAAACCCAGTATCAAAAAATCATGCAATTGCTCGGTGATCCTACTGTGGAGCTTTTAGTCAATGCCTGTGATGCCGGTCGGGAAGGGGAGTTGATTTTTCGTTATCTCGTTACAATGGCGGGCTGCCGGACAGCGATCAAGCGACTTTGGATTTCTTCTCTGACTGCCGCCGCCATCCGCCAGGGTTTCGCAGAAGTGGATCGGCAAGCCAGCAATGAAAAGCGCTACTTCGATTTATACCAGGCGGCGCGCTGCCGCTCCGAAGCGGATTGGTTGGTGGGGATGAACATTTCCCGCGCCGTGACGATCGGTCAGCGCCAACAGGGACTGCGGGAAGTATTTTCCGTCGGACGCGTGCAAACTCCAACGCTGGCTATCCTGGTCAAGCGGGAAGATGAGATTGCGCAATTCCAACAGGAAAAATACTGGCAACTGTCGGCCTGGTTTCAGGCGAAAAGCGGCGCCTATCAGGGTCAATGGTTTTCCTTGAAAGAAAACCGTTTTCCTGATCCGGCTGCCGCTCAACGCATCGCCGATCAAATCAAAGACAAAACAGGTGTCGTGCTCAGCTTTGCAGTCAATCAGAAAAACGAACCGGCTCCCATGCTCTATGATCTGACGGCACTGCAGCGTGAGATGAACCGGCATTATGGGTATGCCGCCTCAAAAACCCTGAAAATCGCGCAGACCCTCTATGAAAGGCATAAACTGATCACTTATCCCAGAACGGATTCCCGCTATTTGACACCCGATTTGATTCCCAGTTTTGCTCAGCGGCTCAGCGCGATCAGCGGCGGCTGTTATGACGAGAGCCTCAAAAAACTGGAACATCAAAAACTGCCGGTCAGCGGAAGATACGTCAATCAGGCAAAAGTCCGCGATCATCACGCTTTGATTCCGACCGAAACGAAAGTCAATTGGACAGCTTTGACTGCGGAGGAAAAAAAAGTCTTATGCGCCATCCAGCAAAGCTTCATCGCTATGTTTTTTCCGGATGCGGTTTGGCAGGAGAAAGAAGCCGTCACCCAAGTGGAAGCAGAGACTTTTCGCAGTAAAAGCCGGAATTTACTCGTCAGGGGCTGGCGCAGTGTGGCGGATTCCGAAAAAACAACCTGGGAAAAAGAAAATGACCTGGCGGATTTACAGCCGCAGGAAACAGTCAGAGTCATCTCCGCTTCGATCACGGAAGGGATCACGCAGCCGCCGAAGCGTTTTACAGAAGGAACCTTGCTGGGTGAGATGGAGCATGCCGGCAAACAATTGGAATCAGAGGCTTATCAGGAAGCGATGAAAGATCACGGTCTCGGTACCCCCGCCACCCGCGCCGCCATTATTGACCGCCTGAAAGAGATGCGTTACATCACAGCAATGGAAAAGCAATTGAAGCCGACCGGTAAAGGCATGGCTTTAATTCATCATCTGCCGGTAGCCCCTTTGCGTTCCGCCGACCTGACCGGAGAATGGGAATATAAACTGCTGCAAATTCAGGAAGGCAGCTATCAACCGGCAGCCTTTATGGCGGAAATGCAGCAGTTTGTCACCGCTGCGGTGGACGAATGCCTGAGAGCAGAAATGATGAATGCGGAAGCGGAAGTACCTCTTCTGCAGCTGGCGGCAGAAAAAGCGGAACAAACAGAAATGGCGTCAGGAAGCACAGCGATCGCGGCGAAAAAAGCGGAACGTATCCCGGCCAAAGGCAGCCGCAAGGCAGCCCGGGAGCTCTTACCGCAGCTGCAATGTCCCCTCTGTCAGGCTAAAATCCTGGAAAATAGCAAAGCCTACTATTGTCAGAATTGGAAAGGTCAGCCGCCCTGCGGTTTTACGCTTTGGAAAACGGTGGCCGGAAAACAGCTGACCGCCAAGCAAATTGAAAAACTGCTGCGTAAAGGAGAAACCGGAATTCTGCGCGGTTTCGTCTCGGCCAAAAAAAAGAAATTTTCCGCGAATCTGCGTTTAGAAAATGGTAAAGTCGTTTTTGATTTTACTCAAGCTGAGCCAAAGTCCAAAGCAAGTAAAAAAACAAGCGAACCGGCAGACAAATAA
- a CDS encoding class I SAM-dependent methyltransferase: MRNPCSGQAKAFYNNRDYDSDRGNAGQPAKPAAQLFHSFCQALPPNGLIGDYGCGNALVFGRVLLQGGWRYLGIDHSYAQISYAAAKLPQAAFLLADFTAFSLPDAYFDGILLINSLQETDAAQQAQVLEKISRQLKRQAPLLMALPLPVRPGTTANAIPEVKSGPPCSSLAASAYPALLNDCGFCLSAQAELTQTSGLSSLWLLAVKQ, encoded by the coding sequence ATGCGAAACCCTTGTTCCGGGCAAGCCAAAGCATTTTATAATAACAGAGACTATGACAGTGACAGAGGAAATGCCGGTCAGCCTGCCAAACCGGCAGCCCAGCTGTTTCATTCGTTTTGCCAGGCTCTGCCGCCCAACGGATTGATCGGCGATTATGGCTGCGGCAACGCGTTGGTTTTTGGCCGGGTCTTACTGCAAGGGGGCTGGCGTTATCTGGGTATCGATCACTCCTATGCCCAAATCAGTTATGCTGCCGCTAAGCTGCCGCAGGCGGCCTTCCTGCTGGCGGATTTTACGGCGTTTTCCTTGCCCGATGCTTATTTTGATGGGATTCTGCTGATCAACAGCCTGCAGGAAACAGATGCAGCACAGCAGGCACAGGTTTTAGAGAAAATCAGCCGTCAATTAAAAAGGCAGGCTCCCCTGCTTATGGCTCTGCCTCTGCCCGTCAGGCCGGGAACCACCGCCAATGCGATTCCCGAAGTCAAAAGCGGCCCCCCCTGCAGCAGCTTAGCGGCCTCTGCCTATCCGGCACTGCTGAACGACTGCGGTTTTTGCCTTTCGGCCCAAGCCGAACTGACGCAGACCAGCGGCCTTTCCTCTTTATGGCTTTTGGCTGTTAAGCAATAA
- a CDS encoding creatininase family protein, protein MFLAKINKDQFLAALKTIDTLILPIGSLEAHGCHCPLSTDIIVPEKIASLLDEQYGDRIFIAPAVVYGYSPSLIYFPGTVSVSGETLANYVTEIVTSWTNVGIKNVILLNGHGGNVPSLTLAANRIAKTGAKVMLVNWWLHFSKEILTVCDGQGHAGEDETSVVLALDPTLVDMSKAKVYEKKLMITMMADDIVKYSYPDAMNGDATKATAAKGEAIYQMVVRRLAALLERLWQDQIID, encoded by the coding sequence ATGTTTCTGGCAAAAATCAATAAGGATCAATTCCTGGCTGCTCTGAAAACAATTGACACACTGATTTTACCGATCGGTTCTCTGGAAGCGCATGGCTGCCATTGCCCGCTGAGCACCGATATCATCGTTCCGGAGAAAATAGCGTCGCTGCTGGACGAACAGTATGGCGATCGTATTTTTATCGCTCCGGCGGTTGTTTATGGCTATTCTCCGTCACTGATTTATTTTCCGGGCACCGTCAGCGTTTCCGGTGAAACATTGGCCAATTATGTTACGGAAATCGTGACCTCCTGGACAAATGTCGGGATCAAAAACGTGATTTTGCTGAACGGTCACGGCGGCAATGTGCCTTCCCTGACCTTGGCAGCCAATCGGATCGCCAAAACCGGCGCCAAAGTGATGTTGGTCAATTGGTGGCTGCATTTCTCCAAAGAAATTTTGACGGTCTGCGATGGCCAGGGTCATGCCGGTGAGGATGAAACCTCAGTGGTTTTAGCGCTTGATCCGACGCTGGTTGACATGAGTAAGGCAAAAGTCTATGAGAAAAAACTGATGATTACGATGATGGCCGACGATATCGTCAAATATTCTTATCCCGATGCCATGAACGGCGATGCCACCAAAGCGACTGCCGCCAAGGGAGAGGCGATCTACCAAATGGTGGTCAGACGCCTGGCTGCGCTGCTGGAACGTCTCTGGCAGGATCAAATCATAGATTAA
- a CDS encoding aldo/keto reductase: MQKRTFGKLDFQPSLLGFGCMRLPVTGPDKVIDEAEAIAMIRFAIDQGVNYVDTAYNYHNSQSEIVLGKALQDGYRAKVKLATKNPSFKLTQTHEWLEFLEEQLAKLQTDHIDFYLQHGLNAERFEIFKKVNAFEEAKKAKAMGKIKYFGFSFHDKLEVFKEIVDAYPWDFCQIQLNYLDTDFQAGLEGLRYAAAKGLGVVVMEPLRGGRLAANLPADIQAMFDAYPIKKSPAEWALGWVANQPEVSLLLSGMSTMEQVKDNLRICSMEASRVNGMQPAELQFLQDVAAAWKAKLRVDCTGCRYCMPCPQGVNIPRLFSLYNNAAMFDSWDAATALYQEAVEQGMDVSHCVQCGTCVSACPQQISVIEELQELHRIFSKAKA, from the coding sequence ATGCAAAAGAGAACATTTGGCAAGCTCGATTTTCAGCCCTCCCTTTTGGGATTTGGCTGCATGCGCCTGCCTGTAACCGGCCCGGATAAGGTGATTGATGAAGCAGAAGCGATTGCTATGATCCGTTTTGCTATCGATCAGGGTGTGAATTATGTGGATACGGCTTATAATTATCATAACAGTCAGTCGGAAATTGTCCTGGGGAAAGCCTTACAGGATGGTTATCGCGCCAAGGTGAAGCTTGCGACCAAGAATCCTTCTTTCAAACTGACTCAAACCCACGAATGGCTGGAGTTCCTGGAGGAACAGCTGGCCAAGCTGCAAACAGATCATATCGATTTTTACTTACAGCATGGTTTGAATGCGGAACGCTTTGAGATATTTAAAAAAGTCAATGCTTTCGAAGAAGCCAAAAAAGCCAAGGCCATGGGAAAAATCAAATACTTCGGTTTTAGTTTTCATGATAAACTCGAGGTTTTCAAGGAAATTGTCGATGCGTATCCCTGGGATTTTTGCCAAATCCAGCTAAATTATCTGGATACCGATTTCCAGGCCGGCCTTGAAGGTCTGCGTTATGCCGCTGCCAAAGGTTTGGGCGTTGTGGTGATGGAGCCGCTGCGCGGCGGCAGATTGGCTGCGAATTTACCGGCTGACATTCAGGCGATGTTTGACGCCTATCCGATTAAAAAATCTCCTGCGGAATGGGCGCTCGGCTGGGTTGCCAATCAGCCGGAAGTTTCTCTGCTGCTTTCCGGTATGAGTACCATGGAACAAGTCAAAGACAATCTTCGTATCTGCAGTATGGAAGCCAGCCGAGTGAACGGGATGCAGCCGGCAGAGCTGCAATTCCTGCAGGATGTTGCCGCCGCCTGGAAGGCGAAGCTGCGGGTTGACTGTACCGGCTGCCGTTATTGTATGCCTTGTCCGCAGGGAGTCAATATTCCGAGACTCTTCTCACTCTATAATAACGCCGCTATGTTCGATAGTTGGGACGCGGCGACCGCTCTCTATCAGGAAGCAGTCGAACAAGGCATGGATGTTTCACACTGTGTGCAGTGCGGCACCTGTGTCAGCGCTTGCCCGCAGCAGATCTCTGTGATCGAAGAGTTGCAGGAACTGCATCGTATTTTCAGCAAGGCGAAAGCGTAA